The Musa acuminata AAA Group cultivar baxijiao chromosome BXJ1-8, Cavendish_Baxijiao_AAA, whole genome shotgun sequence genomic sequence TCGTTTCAGTCTTTCATGTTCCAAGAAAAGTGAAGAGATGAATTTATGGATAGTgagaagaaggagagagagatgaGGACTTACAGTGATAAAGAGGTCGAAACGGATGAGAGCGTATGTAGTCCAACACACACCATTGAGGAAGGAAGCAAGCGACAGGGAGAGAGGCATGAACTCCACGCTCTTCGTCTTGATCACCTGTTGCTGCACCCACTCAAAACACATGAATGATTCAGCCTTTGACTTGGTAGAATGGCTGCCCTACGAGGCATCCGAGAGGAGAGGCATGCAACTGCAGGTGGTGACATTGCACGAGAAGCCAAGCCTACCATGACGGACAAGGGCGCAGCGTACATCACGGTCCCAAAAACGACACACAGCACTCCAACGATCAACGAGCGCCGCTGGTATCCGTGGACGAGCGTAAGGTCGACGGCAGCCACTGCACCCACGAGAAGGATCTCCGCCAGCAGCACCGAGAACACGCGCAGCTTCCGGGCTCCGTCGGAGCACCGCAGGAAGATGAGGACGTAGACGAGCTCGATGACGAGGCCGGAGCCGTTGATGGTGAGGATTAAGGTGCTGTGTGGGTGCACCATGGGCAGGCCGTACAGTATCCAAAACAAGCAGTTGAGGAGGGTGGCGAGGTAGGGGGTGGCGTGGAACTGCTCCACGCTCCCACTTCTCCATATCCTGTGAAACGTTGGGCTGACAACAATGGATGGAGTCAAGTCAATTAGCAGTCACAGGAATCAGCTTACGAGACTACCATTTGCATGCTTACGCTGGCGACAAGAACAGCACCAGAGCGGTTCCATTTCCTGCATCCAAAGAGCAAAACAACATCACCATTTGACTCGGTCTCGCCGACCCACACATCTTTAAGCTTACTCTCATACAAACACACAGTGGATGAAGTCCACCAACCTATGATCCCAACAACTGTGCGAAAGGTATCCGCTGAAACCACCATCTTGCGCAGAAGAGCACTTCGCAGAACCCTTGGCCTCGTGTATATGTTGCTGATACCCAACTTCGGAACGTGTTATTTATAGACGACGGAAGACGGTTCTGTGCAGTTCGTTAAAGGTCCTGTATGAATTAATTATTGGCCTCTCTCTGTGTGtgcgcgtgagagagagagagagagagagagagagagagagagagagaagtctaCGTTGTTTTTTGTGTTGTGTCGAGGTTTGTCAACTTACCCTTTGACTCCGCAGAAAACATTTCCAGTAATCATTCATTCACCTCCTCAATGGACTTTGGAATCGCTTTATGACTCCATTATTAATGTGCCGATAGATCATGGAAACATATAAGATATGGCAGCAATGAGTATTCCGAGATCTAGCTACCAAGGGCTTCTCTAGTTTGGTGCTGCCATATGTTCATCAGCAAGATACATCTTGAATCTGGCAAACTTGTCTGTCTTGCTGATGCTTGAGTTCTACCAAAACTCTTACTTCTCCAACAATATTTTGAGGGGCTTATGTGACTTACCATAACTCAAAAAAGAAGGTATATCTTCATCACACCTGTTTTGCTGCACTACATCTGAAGGAACTTCCAACATACCAAGAAGTACTTGATGTGATCTCTTGGATGCAAAGAAAGTAGGCATCGGAATATATGCAGTCGAAATCTCCAATGGGTAAATTACCGAATAATTACTGTGTTACAGCTTTAAGCTTAACTTAGCTGATCTCATGTTAACACATGCGAGAGCACAGAATTGTGTGTGCTTTGTGGACGAGTCCGTGACTTTGAGCTCGTCAGGCTTCCGCTAGACTTTCTTTCTGATGATTTCTTTTATGGGTAGAAGCAAGACATCACCATGAAGCAGTGCAACTCTCTCCTGCTATTCCACAAACACATAGATCACGAGGGTGTTGCATGCAGTACGTGGTCGAGATCCTGAGACAGGAGGATATGTTTGTGATGATGGTGCCAAAAGAGGATGGAGTGCAAGCTGCAGGTTGCGATGCATGAATTGCCTGCCCATCTACCTACCTACCATCGCATCAGTTTGCTTTGGTTCACCAGCACATGAATCAACTCCCTGTGCATGGCGAGGCAGAGGAAAAGTGCTGCCCTTTGGCACATTTCTGAGTGGAAATGATCAGCTTCTCTTTGTGGGCACCTGCATAAAGCAATCCCAATGATGATGACAAGACCTCAGTGGGAGGATGGCCAAAAATGTTTTGCCAAATTCTAATCGAAAATACGCAGCATTAGTCACACAATTTGCTACTACATCATGTGAGCTAAGCATCATCCTACATTAAAGAAGAAGAATCCGTAGGCCGAAATAGAAAAGGTGGCAATTAGAGAGAAGGATGCCAAGGCTTTAACTTGTTTAATTACATGTGTGATTAATCCCATATGCATATGCTTTGGTAGTGCTCTCTCATTTTCCAAGGTGAATGAATGTGAAGTGGGGTTAGAGGAGAAGGATGACATGTGTAGGTAGGTCGTTAGTGGTTGACGTCCACTACAATATTCTCACTTACATTCTCATCTCTATCTAAGTTGGAGACATGTGTAATTCGCACCACAATTCCTTATTTTATGAAGAAAAATTATCCACCATAAATATTCTCGTCATTTGATTTGTCAGtgcaattaattaattaaagttGTTTTTTTTTTGGCTGATCCAATAGATTCCTTAGTCGGCAGCCGTGAGTGAGTGTGTTAGAGAAaataaagaagattaactctcgtTAAAAtgtgataagaaaaatattcGTTTCTAGTTTGATATGTGATATTAACATCGAAAAGATAAATTCATTCGACCTCAATATTCTTCGTACAAATTAATTATAGGATGTGTATCCAAATTCACACTAACCGTCGACCAAATGCTCAAAATTCTCATTGAGTAATATCATCTCTCTTATCCTAAACATAATTCTTGATCGTACAAGCATCGATCGAGAGACAAATACCtaagatgtaatttttttttcttttataacgtaaagaataactaaaatattataatactaatatatatataatttgtgtcTCTCCTTGCTATCATTGGAGAAAAGCTTTGAACATAGTGCTTTAGGCATGGTTGTTCTTCGACTCATGGCAACCTCGGTGATGCCAATTTTGACCAAATCGCTACATCTTAAGTGTTCTTGGAGTGTTGCGTTGTCCGTCAAGACAagcgattgattgattgattgaatgGGTGTGTCGTGTGGTTGCCATGTTCAAACCTCTCCGTCATTGAAAAGTTGGGAATGCGAACCAATTCGTGTCATCATATATATGAAATATGGCTCGAGCAATAGTGTTGTATAGTATTTGAGGTTGGTGATGGCAACGAGTGATGCAAAGACAAGCAACAAGGAATGTTATTCCAATTAGTCACGATCAATTATAAGAATCTAATCTCGTCATTAGATTTTGCCATTAACTAAATCAAAAAAATAGATATATTTCTTACGTTTCCTTTGTCTTCTTATCCCCGTATCGAACTCTAATAACGATAGTTTTGTTTGAGCTTAGGTCGATAATAATATTATGTAATTCAAGCTTAGGTTCTTAGGTTTTATGACAAATATAACAATATAATTATTTGAGATATCGAGTatgtgatcttttttttttcattattataCTCTTATCATTGGTGAAACTTGCTAAGGTTCAATATAGATTCATAGATTGAGTCAGTTTGTAAGTTGGATTTTCTAGTTCCCTTGTGTATCAAACCTATTTTTATTTACTATGATATATTAAACTCACCCAATAAAAATATAAGGTTTCATAATCTCATCTAATAAATTTGAACATTTCAAAATTAATTTCATTATGTATTAGATTCACTTATGAGaggttaatattttttaattttatatatcagACTCACTTAGTCGAGGATTTTACAATAAATTAATGGAGTAGTTAAACTACTTATTGCTTCGAATGTTTGtaattttatatgataaattttGAAAATATCAACTAGAAAAAGATATTTCGCATATTAAAACTTTTCCAACTTGATCATATTCATAACAACTTAAATTTTTGGAATTATTGGTCACGCAATTTAAAATCTTTGTTAAGAATAGTTTATCtttaaagaaagaaaatttcacgtatggatttgtttggaggcCAACGCATGCTTTTAGTGAATTTTTGCACGTGCTATGTATGTGGAGGGTGACacaaaaacaaaggaaaagtAGGAATCATTGTTAGGGTGGGGAAAGAAAAGCCATATTCCATCATCATTGGATTCAATGGTCCTGATTTGATTCGAGTATAAAGCACCTCAACCTTTATCCTTAGGCACTAAcgttacaataataataataataataataataataataataataataataataataataatagtcgtATAGCTAAGAGAAGATATGGGAGACTAAATTAGACGGAATGAGCTTCCTTTTTTTAATGTTTATCAGAAAAAGAATATTACATTTTAAGTCTTTGGATGGCTAAGATCTTTCGATCTCGATGGCGTGGCCTTGATGTGTTCATCATGTATTGTGGATAACTCTAATACTTAGTTCT encodes the following:
- the LOC103996312 gene encoding bidirectional sugar transporter SWEET4, with the protein product MVVSADTFRTVVGIIGNGTALVLFLSPAPTFHRIWRSGSVEQFHATPYLATLLNCLFWILYGLPMVHPHSTLILTINGSGLVIELVYVLIFLRCSDGARKLRVFSVLLAEILLVGAVAAVDLTLVHGYQRRSLIVGVLCVVFGTVMYAAPLSVMQQVIKTKSVEFMPLSLSLASFLNGVCWTTYALIRFDLFITIPNGLGVAFAVAQLVLHMMYHASTKQQIKERKMKIEMGLAKPNGSLKEDLEAGSRNGS